In Mangifera indica cultivar Alphonso chromosome 14, CATAS_Mindica_2.1, whole genome shotgun sequence, the DNA window TTGATTGATCCAAATTGACCCTTTCACCTAGTCAATACTTGATCTAGATATGAaaacaatgcttaaaatattaattttgtctttttatataaattattttaaattttaaattttaaatatttcttactCTTATATGTCTATAAAATATTCACGTTTCATGTGAGAGACCTCAATAAAAAGTATTAGATAgtttattagataatataaaacatatatattttttgttttcaagttGTTTACATAAGCGATGAGATCAAGAAGTTTGTTTCTTACAGAATGACTATGGTTGCTGTATATCAATCGATGAACCCATTATTGAAATTACTCAGAATATTCTTTGCTAGTTTCTAGAATTAATCTATTTCACTGGTGACAAGGCAACCAACATTTCTTGtgtaattgattttgtttttaattcttTGACGGCACACAATATTGCGACTCATGAATACATTATTTGGGTTGCGCATAGAAAACATCCCCACCCCCCCACCAATTTGGTTcgttttttctaaattaaaagtTGCGGCACTGCCGTTATGCTTTTATCAGATATATAGTTGGTCAATACTCAATAGAGATATTTCACCCAATATAAGTTTATACACATCTATGATCCCTATTTGTTGATTAAAATGGACAAGGTGGTTATtccaatcaaaattaaaattttattttaatccatGTTGGTTTGTACTGATAGAGTTTGCACAAATAAGAACTACATTGAATAGTGGCAGAATTCAATGCAAAAGATTATGAAAATGACAagatttttaatgtgatttggtTATGTTATTAGTTAGGATAAGGAAATTTTATGGAGTTATAATATGTATAACACCCCTAGTTGATAGTTCAATCCAttgtaaaaatattgtttactttAGACACATAGACTATCATAGTTTTGCTTTTGTACTTTGCAACTCAAAACGCTTTTTTATAGCTTGAGAAGCctatatattatttaaccagtttcattttctcatttttaaatgatatgagaTACAAACATATGTTCGATATCTCTCTTATGTTTTGTGGATGTGAGAGTCATCTAAGGGTCTGATAATATGAATGTTAAAAAGTAAGAAGCAACAAATTGGAAATGACCTTAGACCTCTATATAATCTTAAATGTATGGAACTCGACCTTTTGATTACAGGTGCAAAAGAATACCAAAATTGCAATATCATGAATCCTCACAATTGTAGTAATTATTGGTCAATTGTATGCACCAATATGATAAGTGAGTAATTCTACTTCAATTACAATTGTtgatatcatataaaattatcatagaaAGTGGTTCCAGGATAATAGAAAAATTGCAACTTCATATTGAGGAGATTGACGAAACATTAACAAGTGTCTGCTCCTATCCTTCTTGATGTCTCTAGATGGTAAAGTCCTCTGTCTGTTTATATTTTGGCGATACACCTGATTACTAATCGTGTACCTTGTCATTATTTGATGACTAATCaccttttaaatattaaatctatgagtttgattgaaaataagttttgatggtataataattcatatgtaatatgaatattttagataaacaaaaaatattattaattatataaaattaaattcttaacttCATATTTCAAATGACGTATATGATGATGTAGACAAATGTATCGTCTTAATGTAGCTTGTcgaaataaatgaaatttgtattttctcGTAAACATTGTTTTGGTTAATCATTGGCAAGCTTTTTAGTGTGTGTATgcgtatatatatacatgtggTGACTCTGAAGTCGAAGAAAGACATAAGAGTCATTAATGGAGAAAATAGAGCAAAGAGCACGCAGTGGAACTCATATCTTATGTCTCACATATCCTACACAAGGTCACATCAACCCTCTCATTCAATTCTGCAAGCGCTTGGCCTCAAAGGGTCTCAGGGTGACGATAATCTCCACCAAATCATTCCCATCGAAGCTCATCCAAACACAGAACGGCTTCCTCACTGTTGAGCACATCTCCGACGGGTTCAAAGACGGCGAAACACTAAACGCCGACAGCTTCATAATTCGTTACAAGGTCTCCGTTTCCAAAAGCCTGGCGGAGTTCATCGAGAAGCAACTTAGTTCTGAGTTTCCTCCTAAGGTTCTCATTTATGACTCGCTTGCACCGTGGGCTCTTGACGTCGCAAGAAGATTTGGCATCGATGGAGCGCCATTTTTCACTCAACCTTGGTGTGTTAATGTggtttattatcatttttgtaaAGGGACGTTCAAAGTTCCTTTAGAAGAGCCGACGTTGAAGTTGCCATCGATGCCACCGTTGAGGGTCAATGATCTACCGTCATTTCTTGAAGGAAATGGGTCTTTCCTAAGTTTGAGAGACTTGGTCGTTGATCAGTTTTCCAATATTGAAGAAGCAAAGTGGATTTTGTGTAACTCGTTCGATAAGCTTGAAGATGaggtaaatttaattaatttatacactATTTACCATCTGTTTATGGACTATTTACGATTAATTTatgaatgaaattatatatatttattatagatacataaataaatatatatttaaaatatgtcattatataattaaataattttgaattaaaaataaaataatatcaaattacataataatatatataaatatatatatatttatatacttaaaataagtatatataatattgcccttaatttataaactatttgCTGTCTGTTTTTAGCCTCAACGATTTTCGTTTACCCTCAAACTTTACAGTTGATACTTTTTCACCTTCTTTCTTTTactctcaaactttaaaaaggaGACCTTTTcactttatattaaattttgttagtaAATTTCTTTAGTTTTTCAGGATAAacacacaaataataataataataataataataccttttattcttttcaatatttaaagaaaCTAAATAATATCTTGCCTCCtaactttatattttcattcattgtttatattaattttatgattagtaattataaaaataagtttaaaagattattataattagtGATCATGAAAGTTGACGAGATTACAATCGCATTTGAATAGAATGATTCAGttagaatcatattaaaatacTATGATTAAATCAAAATCGCATAATTGTTGTTAGCAAAGTTCACCATtgtgattatttaaattttttaaatttatttttttgaattttgatttttttaattgaaaataaggatGCACATGATAAACATTTAAGTtggtaaaagaaaatataaattctttatatTAGAGGTGTTggtaacattaataataaaaaacatatatatatatatatatttatttataaactgaTGAAAATACTTTTTGATCGAATTTAAATCGAAGGGGTGATAACGTTGTTAGGGAAAAATTGGATGGGAATTTGTTGCTGTCCCTAGTGAGATGACATAATTTCTAAGATTGAAAGTACTCGCGCACATGATTTTGACATTTTGAATATTGGGCTCTTCCATACTTTATTTACATAAGCAGTGATGCTATGGAGTTTGTTTCTTATCATTTGTCGGTATGCTTTTAAAAGATATTGGACACTAATAATGACTTATTGTCAAAACTTCTATTTTGCTTCTCAATTCTTGATTATGACACATAATCCGGCAAATTCTTCATATCTAGATGAAGAAGGAATGCAACAAGGAAAGTTGACTGTCTTGAGAATCAGATTGGTCAACTTTTGGGTTAATATTTTGGGGATAAGTGTAAGAAAAAATCTTATTGGAGTGTTGAACTAATGGTTCAATTATGTGAGGAAAGTTTGTTAGGTTGTCTCACATCAGTTGGAAAAAGATAAATTGTATAAGTGCAAGGAAAAACCTCACCATTTGAAGTTTTTTTAGGGTGGAAGAGATCCATATAACACCTAACTATATCTTCTccttttgaaagataaaaatgatcatgaaattgaatttggtttttctaataaattgatttaatcttatttttgtatGTAGAAGTTGGACTATCATTATGaatagaaattaattttgttgggTTATCTCATATCATTTAGGGAAGATGTTAGTTGTTAGTGTATAAGTGTAAGTGAAAGTCTCACCCTTTTAACTAGTTTTTAGGGTAAGAGAGATTAAATACCACTTAACAATATTATCGAAGTTCAGTTGCAACAACTTTACCCAAGAGTTTATGGGAATAATTGGCTAAAGTGAAGGTCCAACTAATAGCCTACTGCCTTTTTAGATGATTAGTTGGTTAGTTGGAAGGTTGTTAGGTTGTCTCACTTTGGTTAGGGAAGGAGTTAGGGATTACTATGAGGGAAAATCTCACCTCTTCATCATACTTTTGGGTTGGAGAAACCCAATAACGCctaacaaatttaaactcaagttgGTTAAGCTTTGTGGTAGGTTATGTATTTGATGAGCTAACAAAGTATATAGACATGGATACAAACATGTTATCATATAACCGagtaatttgaatttgatataaaataacattcaatttcaTGATAACACTTCATCGTTTATACTTGTATTTATATGCattataagtacacataatattactctttttctTATATTGAAATACAAAATTGGCTCTTGTATATGTATGTAACAATTTAGATATAacttcattatataattaagtaaacttggcaatttttttttttatttgcattctaatataattaagtTGGAGATTTTCCTAAgtaatcaatttataaattttctattatgcaGCTAGTGAAATGGGTGGCAAGTAAATACCCAATCTTCACAACGGGTCCAACCATTCCATCCATGTACTTAGACAAGAGAATGGAGAATGATAAAGACTATGGCATGAGCTTCTTCAATCAAAACACTGACACTTGCATCACATGGCTAGACTCCAGGGAGACTAGCTCCGTAGTGTATGTATCATTTGGAAGCATAGCAGCCTTAGAAAAAGAGCAAATGGAGGAACTAGCATGGGGGCTTAAGAGGAGCAACTGCAACTTCTTGTGGGTGGTGAGGGAAAAAGAATCTGGAAAGCTTCCTGAAAATTTCTCTGATGAAACTTCTGCGAAGGGTTTGGTTGTGAGTTGGTGTCCTCAACTTGAAGTTCTAGCTCACAAGTCAGTGGGTTGTTTCATGACACATTGCGGATGGAACTCGACGCTCGAGGCCTTGAGCTTGGGGGTGCCAATGGTGGCGATGCCACAATTTTCGGATCAAACAACTAATGCTAAGTTTATTGAAGATGTGTGGAAGGTGGGTGTTAGAGTAAGAGTCAATGAGAAAGGAATTGTGACAAGAGAGGACATTGAGGTGTGCATAAGGGAAGTCATGGAAGGAGAGAAATCAGAGGAGTTGAGAAAGAATTCTGAGAAGTGGAAGAAACTGGCCAAAGAGGCTGTGGATGAAGGTGGAAGCTCTGATAGGAATATTGAAGAACTTGCTGCAAAAGTTGTATGCAATTGATTCTAaagtatatattataagatgaaTAACGTTACATGTATTACataattaggtatatatatagatgatatatcattatacgattaactgttattttattattaatttaaactcatttaattatatgataacacatcgtGTATGTACTTAATTGTATGTTCAAAACTGTCTGATGAATAGTTCTATTGtataagtatttaattatgGATTAAAGTATGTACAGGAAGtttgttgttttatataaaaaaaaaaagggttgacAGAATTTCAGATTTTGTAACCCgattatctaatttttgttgTATTATGGTTGGTTATTTAGTCTAGCTCCTTTGTGATATGTTTAGCTGCTCGTGATTCATTGGGACTGGTGGGCTGCTTTGTAGCTTTCTAACTTCTCTTCTCGACCCTCTTTTGATTGGGGATATCTTTTAAGTTCAAGCTCACATAAGACCCATGACACCAAAGAGGTGAATTGTAATTAATCTCTTAGAGGTGAACATTAACGATAGATTAGTAAATTGTTGATAAATCTTTAAACGTAGAGATAAACTGTCAAACTttcatttaagtttaacttatttgagtcaataatgaatttaaaactaaatcagCTTAGTTCGTATTTTATCCCTAGTTTTGGTTGATTAAAAAAGAATGTAAATAAATAACAGGGATGCAATCACACACTAATTTATTGTGATTCGATAAAACAAGTGTATCTGTATGAACTATAGATCACCAATAGATAATTAATACAAACTTATAGGTTATGTTGAACCTTTGAAACCTTTTTACCACTTTATCATCAAACTCTAAAATCTTTCTACCACTCTCAGTTTATGTGGTCAATTTCAGAGagaaatttctattatatttgattttccCCCACTTTCCACTTTTgtactatttttatattattttaatacttgACATAACATAATGTTATGcatatctaattttaagtatttaattaggtatttaaatagTATATCATTGAATCATATAGtaacatattatttagataattaattaaatatttaaattaggtacacatagttttattattttatatataatcttctaccattatattatatcctgTTTATGGTGGTTGATGACATCTATATAGTCCATTCTTTGAACAAACTGCTCTTTCTTAATTTATATCTACAAATTAAGTGTGTGAGGGTGTGACGGGTCAAGTGTGATAGATAGAGTTAATTGTGTTCTCGGATTTCTGATTTATCAAGCCAACTTGTCTTCTCAATAGGTTCCAcaatcatatgattaattaattcttCGAGGTTAAAGTTGGAATTccaaaaaaattgatgttaTAGATACAAAACaccataattttatctatagtTAGATtaaaattgaacttgagtttaactAGATTATTTAGTGGACCAGTCCAAGCTtgaacctaaaaaaattattttggatttTGGATAATtctgaaatgagaaaaaaaaattattcaattataaattattattttagtttttacaGATACATTTgtataatgtatttatatatataattttatttatatttgtaaaggATGTAAGGAGCCTTGGGAATAAAGATGACAATTCAGACTCGATTTTAGGGGCTTCGATCGTAACAGGGAGGAGATTCCCCGATAGAAATGAAGAAGTTGAAGGGGAAGGGGATAAGGATAGGGATAGGGAtaggaatgaaaaaaattccCGTAATCaaggatggggatacatgtgtcccctccccgccccacCCCACCTTGCCCCTTTCCTGCCCTGCTCCTGTCTccgtccctttatattaatatatttacttaaaatattaatatatctttataattttaggtcatttatgtttttaaaatttatttaggtttttattgtgtatattaaaatagttaatatattatatttgtgacatttgaaatagtatattgattttaattttacttaattttgtcatttaatgtatttatattgtgtttagaggaTATAACGTGGAGATTTTTCTTTATGGGAAGGggataaaaaatcattttgatcCCTGTAATAGGGACGGCTGAGGACAAGGATTGATATCTCCTACAGAGATAAAGACGGGGATTGAAATCCCCTTTCTACCCCTCCCTGTTGCCATTCCTACTTGAGAATGTGTGATAGTGTCACTGGATTTGGAATTGCACTGTTTAGATGGAACTGAATGGTCAACAAATTCTGTTGAGGGGATTTTGTTTGGTCAAAAGAATTGATGTCTTTTTCTTGTATTTCCTTCGACTATTATTCACTGCACCAATGTTTGTTGACCGTTTGCTGCACAACAGCATAAGGGCACCTGTCTTCTTCTCAAACGAGTACCCAAAACTAAATTGGCCGATCCAAACCACTGTAAACAGAACCAGCCAAAACGTCACTTTTTTTGAGCTATTCTTGTGGTACTTCTGTGGACTAATTGAAGTTTTCTAAGCATTGGCTTAGAGACATTCATTAATGCTCATAGAACTCAATTTGGGGGGTCCATAATGATTCTTTTCTTACCGTGGTagaattttattgtaattttatttagtgATAATTGATTCTATCAAACCAGCTCAGGGGATGCCGCTCCCTGCCCCCAATATGAAGAGCGAGGCCCCTGCCCACCGATTAAACAAGACACCCTTGAATGCGTCAACATAGCATCTTATAGCCATAAGCAAAGTGACACCGgatctttcaaaaattttttaatgatccCTACAGCATTTACTAGAATGAGAATCCtccctaattttaaaaatttcccCATGCAAATATAAGCTTATGATTATTAGTAAACGAAAATGAACGCAGGCAGAGCTACACAGATTCAAGTTACATTAGTTAAATTGTACATGTGTTACAAAATTCTTCAAAGCCCAAGTGAGATTAGAAGATGATCCCAATTCATCAAAGTGCAATAAACTTTCCCGAACCAAGACTTCTGTCATCTCAGAAGGCTAAGAAGACAAAAATGCATGTGCTTgtgaatttttctttattttgaagtTGCTTGACAGTTAGCTAGCTACTAGCAAGATGACATTACCTCTCCtttgatttttatgttattttatagtAACTGATATAGTGACATTTGgttggatgattttgaagtgaaaaaaaaaataaaaaatatatcattcaattataaGTTATCATCTCAATTTATACTGATaagtttgtacaatttatttatatatatagttttattctattGGTATAACTAGCAATAGAAACAAAAATCTGCATAACAACCTGCAGATAGACAATGttggtataaattataataattactcTATAACAACAATTGCAAATACAGTTAAAGTgtattttaactcatttttggaaaaattaaatttaatggaaaatttaaatgttataaataattGTCACAATATTGTTAAACTTTCAgtgttacttttttttatttatatcagaACTGGAAATAATTATTGCTATTACTTATTGCGACACATGATTCAACCATATTTGTCTACATGCTGGTAAAAATATTAGTGACATTTATAAATGCCACTTAGATTTATAAAAAGTAtcagccaattttttttttttttgttgtagaGACTACATgtataaatgaattatataaacttattttatgaTCCAATGTGATAATATCTaatgagataattttaaagtgagaaaaaaataaaatatcacatcACTTAATCATAAATCGTTACTTCAGTTTGTattgataaatttgtataatttatttgtatttatagttttattctatTAGTATAACTAGCTACTGAAGCAACTGTCCATATATTGACATGCAGATAGACATTTCTAATAACACAGTTTATCAGTTAGCATTCCTTCTATTTTTGTTAGCCCACGATAAAAAACATTAACTTATTGTCTTATCGATTCttgatcattattttatttccaaTGTAATAGATTAGGAAGTCatcatttgaattcaaattctaaaatgtAAAGAATAAGATTATAATCCATTTCCGAAGAGGGTTATTGAGTAATTAGTtgaatcacattaaaaaattattatatgtctAGTATTcgctatatttattttaacaataaaaatatgtatacccactttggatatacaaatatgtagacacttatatatgttattatatgattgggttatcttaaattaagtataaaacaatagtcaattatatgataacatttgtaagtgtatatacatttgtgtactcaaaatagatatatatatataatattactcttattttaattcatacacTAATAGATGTAGAGATTAATTATGTGTTCCTTACTGATACTAACATAGCAATCAACATATATGTTCTTCACTGGTACTTCAATGTGTATTATTGATTGAGGGAGATAGAGAGGGGAAAAATGGAGGCCAAGCAAAGAGAAGATATAATACAAAAAGGATCATGATCAACCTCACATCTTATGTTTTAGCTTTCATGTACAACGTCACTTGAACACAATTCTACAATTCTGCAAGCGCTTGGCCTCTGCAGGACTAGGTCACCCTAGTCACCACCACAGCCACTGCCAATTTCATCCAAACACAAACCATTTCCACCAAATATCACCATCATTTTTGATGGGATCGAAGAAGGCAAAAAAAGATCAACAACATCATATCCTGACGATTATTATGAATGTTACAACAACTTTTTTCTCAGTATCCACCTAGCTTCCTAGTTTATGACTCTGTTCTCCGATGGAGTTTCGATGTAGCTAGAAGACTTGGTATAGATAGTGTTGTGCAGcggaaatataaaacacaacttctatgctattgaatataataaataattaaaacagaaaataaaatgcagaaaaataaaagaaagagaacacaagaatttacgaggTTCGGTAAATGTACCTACGTCCTTGGCGCcgctgactactttcactatctccaaagaatagttacaaaggaaaaataaactattagagatccctaataataggattctctcaatacaattgtatttgactacaactatcttagggatgattttgaattaaaataaaggtctctatttatagcctttggtaaaatacaaagggattaaattaatagatgtgggaCATAAAGAGCCACTTATTTCAACAATCTCCACCTTGGTGATTTAGCGAGTCCCACCAAATTTCCTCTATACTTTCTTCTTCAACGACGACTTCAAATGCGCCTTTTGACTCAATTTAAGCTTGCAGGatgttgatcaagttcaaacaatgattgaacttgatTGTTGTTACCACCTTGGTCATCATATCTGTAGGGTTCTCAGTAGTctcaacatacaataatagataaatgaaaaacccatCTTGTAGCCTGCGAcaatatacacaattatcataCTTGCTTCTTGTGTACCTACGCTTCAtcataaattgatcaaat includes these proteins:
- the LOC123196922 gene encoding UDP-glycosyltransferase 74E2-like codes for the protein MEKIEQRARSGTHILCLTYPTQGHINPLIQFCKRLASKGLRVTIISTKSFPSKLIQTQNGFLTVEHISDGFKDGETLNADSFIIRYKVSVSKSLAEFIEKQLSSEFPPKVLIYDSLAPWALDVARRFGIDGAPFFTQPWCVNVVYYHFCKGTFKVPLEEPTLKLPSMPPLRVNDLPSFLEGNGSFLSLRDLVVDQFSNIEEAKWILCNSFDKLEDELVKWVASKYPIFTTGPTIPSMYLDKRMENDKDYGMSFFNQNTDTCITWLDSRETSSVVYVSFGSIAALEKEQMEELAWGLKRSNCNFLWVVREKESGKLPENFSDETSAKGLVVSWCPQLEVLAHKSVGCFMTHCGWNSTLEALSLGVPMVAMPQFSDQTTNAKFIEDVWKVGVRVRVNEKGIVTREDIEVCIREVMEGEKSEELRKNSEKWKKLAKEAVDEGGSSDRNIEELAAKVVCN